The following are encoded in a window of Colletotrichum lupini chromosome 3, complete sequence genomic DNA:
- a CDS encoding aldehyde dehydrogenase, with the protein MTGQPYNLWVGGQEKPGHAEQFVTFSSLSSPFEASQYPARGAAGRLSVLELMLMLMLMLMLILTLVLMLDSHTPTGSRSKTPRQVRSLPSKFSALSLNFDAPSAIISHTGETDWRPNACSCHAASLEDVEETIRLAHETFKAGTWSRAPRHVRADVLDKTAELLTAELPSLIPLEVRQTGRAIREMRAQVPTLVKWFKYYAALLRTEERAVLPTVGKLHNWIDRVPLGVVVQITPFNHPLLVAVKKIAPALAAGNSVVVKPSELTPLTTLLLGKILQKAGVPDGVFHVLPGYGATTGKALVEHRLVRKVDVTGGTVAGRAIGSIVGGNLARYTAELGGKAPLIVFEQADVDVAVNGIAFGSFIASGQTCVASTRILVQEGIMQSVLEKLKAKAESIVRRMGSPSNQESMMGPLVSAKQLSNVEALVNEALAAEGAAFTGGRRMSGTSSLDGIDFAKGYYFEPTVLVSRAEGDILKSRIWREEAFGPVVVVAPFKTESEAIALANDSEFGLGAGIWTRDVAQAFRVSEEIDAGIVWVNTHHRNDPSSPWGGATSASGVGSENGIDAYQAYTTTKSTIISYASPEEALEADDWFREGAGDVRYG; encoded by the coding sequence ATGACAGGACAGCCATACAACCTCTGGGTGGGAGGCCAGGAGAAGCCTGGTCATGCAGAGCAGTTCGTGACCTTTTCTTCCCTTTCTTCACCTTTCGAAGCTTCCCAGTACCCCGCGCGAGGGGCTGCAGGGCGCTTATCTGTGCTCGAGCTCATGCTCATGCTCATGCTCATGCTTATGCTCATACTCACACTTGTGCTGATGCTCGACTCTCACACGCCAACAGGATCCCGGTCGAAGACCCCGCGACAGGTGAGATCTTTGCCAAGTAAGTTCTCAGCCCTCAGCCTCAACTTCGATGCCCCGTCCGCAATTATTTCCCACACGGGTGAGACTGACTGGCGTCCGAATGCGTGCAGCTGTCACGCAGCGTCCCTGGAAGACGTTGAAGAAACGATTCGTCTGGCGCACGAAACCTTCAAGGCCGGAACGTGGTCTAGAGCGCCCCGTCATGTTCGCGCCGATGTTCTCGACAAGACGGCTGAGCTGCTCACCGCAGAGTTGCCCTCGCTGATTCCTCTCGAGGTGCGCCAAACCGGACGCGCGATACGCGAAATGCGTGCCCAAGTGCCCACGTTGGTCAAGTGGTTTAAATACTATGCCGCCCTGCTGCGCACTGAAGAGCGTGCGGTACTGCCAACTGTGGGCAAGCTGCACAACTGGATTGACCGTGTGCCGCTGGGTGTTGTGGTGCAGATCACGCCTTTCAACCACCCGCTCCTGGTTGCTGTCAAGAAGATAGCGCCCGCCCTTGCAGCGGGAAATAGCGTTGTGGTGAAGCCGAGTGAACTGACACCGCTCACGACGCTGCTGTTGGGCAAGATCTTACAGAAAGCTGGTGTGCCCGACGGAGTGTTCCACGTGCTTCCTGGATACGGCGCAACAACTGGCAAGGCCCTCGTCGAACATCGGCTTGTTCGCAAAGTCGACGTCACTGGCGGCACTGTGGCTGGGAGAGCCATTGGCTCGATTGTCGGCGGCAATCTGGCGCGGTACACGGCGGAACTGGGAGGTAAAGCGCCGCTGATCGTCTTCGAACAGGCCGATGTGGATGTTGCAGTCAATGGCATCGCATTCGGGTCCTTCATTGCTAGCGGACAAACATGCGTCGCCAGTACCAGAATTCTCGTCCAGGAAGGGATCATGCAGTCAGTGTTGGAGAAGCTGAAAGCCAAGGCCGAATCCATTGTCCGGCGGATGGGCTCACCGAGCAATCAGGAATCCATGATGGGCCCACTGGTGTCGGCGAAGCAATTGTCAAACGTAGAGGCGCTTGTGAATGAAGCGCTTGCTGCAGAAGGCGCAGCCTTTACGGGCGGTCGTCGCATGTCTGGAACCAGCAGCCTGGATGGAATCGACTTTGCCAAGGGATACTACTTTGAACCGACAGTGCTGGTGTCTCGTGCCGAAGGCGACATCCTCAAGTCGCGCATCTGGCGGGAGGAAGCGTTTGGGCCGGTGGTTGTAGTGGCGCCGTTCAAGACGGAATCAGAGGCCATCGCACTCGCCAACGACAGTGAATTCGGGTTAGGAGCGGGCATCTGGACGCGGGACGTGGCGCAAGCGTTTCGAGTGTCTGAAGAAATCGACGCAGGCATCGTGTGGGTGAATACGCACCATCGAAACGATCCCAGCAGTCCGTGGGGTGGCGCAACGAGCGCGAGCGGTGTTGGCAGCGAGAACGGTATCGATGCATACCAGGCCTACACGACGACCAAGAGCACAATCATTAGCTATGCAAGCCCAGAGGAGGCGCTGGAGGCAGACGACTGGTTCCGTGAGGGCGCTGGTGACGTGCGATACGGATAG
- a CDS encoding thermoresistant glucokinase family carbohydrate kinase yields MSANKRTDTDTYFRPARQYHPKENVEKMHRGEALTDDDRWGWLDALRDEALKELERDHQGVIVTCSALKRAYRDVLRGASHPEKDMFVHFVTLHAPEEVLFERVKNRHGHFAGSNLVHSQFQSLDPPQADEPDVVGVDVQPPVDEVKRDALEKLKGLLSR; encoded by the coding sequence ATGTCTGCCAACAAGCGCACTGACACTGACACATATTTCCGGCCTGCTCGACAGTACCACCCAAAGGAGAACGTAGAAAAGATGCACAGAGGCGAAGCTCTCACCGACGACGACCGCTGGGGCTGGCTCGACGCCCTCCGTGACGAGGCCCTTAAGGAACTGGAGCGGGACCACCAGGGTGTCATCGTCACCTGTTCCGCTCTCAAGCGCGCCTATCGTGACGTCCTACGCGGTGCGTCGCACCCGGAGAAGGACATGTTTGTCCATTTTGTCACACTGCACGCGCCCGAAGAGGTGCTCTTCGAGCGTGTCAAGAATAGGCATGGCCACTTTGCTGGATCCAACCTGGTGCACAGCCAATTCCAGAGCTTGGACCCGCCGCAGGCGGACGAGCCGGACGTCGTTGGCGTCGATGTGCAGCCGCCTGTGGACGAGGTGAAGAGGGATGCGCTGGAGAAGTTGAAGGGTCTGCTGAGTAGGTGA
- a CDS encoding glycosyl hydrolase family 16: MMRYAALTLAAAGLASAQTFSACNPVKGDACPANTAFGGEASYDFRTSKNMNDLESFFIVDGGIKYNPKVLSFSADTGCEMTIFEESNAPTLTSKNYLFFGKVEVELQAAPGRGIVTSIVLQSDALDEIDWEFVGADQTHVQTNFYALGVNDYTRARYYEVPFNPMTSFHTYTIEWTKESIIFSIDGKVYRTATPAEGNYPQTPMQLKLGTWVGGKGTAQGTIDWAGGLAQWDQAPFAGHYRSLKVWDYAGGDKAGAKQYEYSKGSDGKWQSIQIIGAGEKSGSPGSVGNVASPKPEKSSDKDDKNKAQQSDAPTQSAKNTTTVIQTPTTSAPVASLTVAANTTTTHANGTSSTLTRLVSTSGSPTGSVNAQTTLPSTTSGTPARTSAPAPAAASTLQSSFFVAGVAALFAAMML, encoded by the exons ATGATGCGCTACGCAGCCTTGACTCTGGCCGCTGCTGGCCTGGCTTCTGCCCAGACCTTTTCCGCTTGCAACCCCGTCAAGGGCGACG CATGCCCTGCCAACACCGCTTTCGGCGGCGAAGCCAGCTATGACTTCCGCACATCCAAGAACATGAACGACCTCGAGTCATTCTTCATCGTCGACGGCGGCATCAAGTACAACCCCAAAGTCCTGTCATTCTCCGCCGACACGGGCTGCGAGATGACCATCTTCGAGGAGAGCAACGCTCCGACCCTCACCTCAAAGAACTACCTCTTCTTCGGCAAGGTCGAAGTTGAACTGCAGGCCGCCCCCGGTCGCGGCATCGTCACTAGCATTGTCCTGCAGTCTGACGCCCTGGACGAGATCGATTGGGAGTTTGTTGGTGCTGACCAAACCCACGTTCAAACCAACTTCTACGCCCTTGGTGTCAACGACTACACCCGCGCTCGCTACTACGAGGTCCCCTTCAACCCAATGACCAGCTTCCACACCTACACCATTGAGTGGACCAAGGAGTCCATCATCTTCTCCATTGACGGAAAGGTCTACCGCACCGCCACCCCTGCCGAGGGCAACTACCCGCAAACTCCCATGCAGCTGAAGCTCGGAACCTGGGTCGGTGGAAAGGGCACTGCCCAGGGCACCATCGACTGGGCTGGTGGTCTCGCTCAGTGGGATCAGGCTCCCTTCGCCGGTCACTACCGCTCCCTCAAGGTTTGGGACTATGCTGGTGGTGACAAGGCTGGTGCCAAGCAGTACGAGTACTCCAAGGGCTCCGACGGCAAGTGGCAGAGTATCCAGATCATCGGCGCCGGCGAGAAGAGCGGCAGCCCTGGCAGTGTCGGCAACGTCGCCAGCCCCAAGCCGGAAAAGTCCAGCGACAAGGACGACAAGAACAAGGCCCAGCAGTCCGATGCCCCGACACAGAGTGCTAAGAACACTACCACCGTCATTCAGACTCCCACCACCAGCGCCCCGGTCGCGTCCTTGACTGTCGCCGCCAACACCACGACCACGCATGCTAATGGCACGTCATCGACCCTGACGAGACTGGTCTCCACCTCTGGATCCCCCACCGGATCTGTCAACGCTCAGACGACTCTCCCTTCCACAACTAGCGGCACTCCCGCTCGAACGAGCGCTCCGGCGCCTGCTGCCGCGTCCACTTTGCAGAGCAGCTTCTTCGTTGCGGGTGTCGCGGCTTTGTTCGCTGCCATGATGCTGTAA